Proteins from one Syntrophaceae bacterium genomic window:
- a CDS encoding acyl carrier protein, whose protein sequence is MTREAIEAEIRRIFLQEFEIEDPAMDVDLREAYQFDSIDAIELLVEIERFLGSELTMEEKKRAMDIRTVRQICSYVEELVRARRPGGSLPIGDLCKEGS, encoded by the coding sequence ATGACGCGTGAGGCGATCGAAGCCGAAATCCGGCGGATTTTTCTTCAGGAGTTCGAGATAGAAGACCCGGCCATGGACGTGGATCTCCGGGAGGCCTACCAGTTCGACAGCATCGACGCCATCGAGCTGCTGGTGGAGATCGAGCGGTTTCTGGGTTCCGAGCTGACCATGGAGGAGAAGAAGCGGGCCATGGACATCCGAACGGTCCGCCAGATCTGTTCTTACGTGGAAGAACTCGTGCGGGCCCGCCGACCCGGCGGAAGCCTTCCCATCGGAGACTTATGCAAAGAAGGGTCGTAA
- a CDS encoding 3-oxoacyl-ACP synthase translates to MQRRVVITAASAITPIGHGREDILRSLREGYSGVKPLRQDDLLAPFIHSQVFGTVDYPIPFDFKRVNRKTMGPVSYYACQVAKEVLEASGLEQEFITSGRLGVAFGSTHGSPTVQRDIYKVFHSRDRAGVSSIGAVDYLKSMVHTTAVNITKMFGITGRVIASSTACTTSSQSIGFGYEAVRYGMQDAMLCGGADEYDTTTVAVFDNLLACSTAFNDEPGRTPRPFDVRRDGLVVGEGAGAVLLEEYESARRRGATILAEVVGFACNNNGGDLILPNLAGIRETLRLALRDADMAPDEIDLVSAHATATKMGDIIEAQAISAVYGDRPLVTALKSYMGHTMASCGVIETILILYMMQEGFVAPTLNLEEVDERCAMIRHVPSLVKTPVRAAAVQNFAFGGVNTGLILRKEP, encoded by the coding sequence ATGCAAAGAAGGGTCGTAATCACCGCAGCCTCCGCCATTACACCCATCGGCCACGGCCGGGAGGATATCCTGCGCAGCCTCCGCGAGGGCTACTCCGGCGTGAAGCCCCTCCGGCAGGACGATCTCCTGGCGCCCTTCATCCATTCCCAGGTCTTTGGCACCGTCGATTACCCCATTCCCTTCGACTTCAAGCGGGTCAACCGGAAGACCATGGGACCCGTCAGCTACTACGCATGCCAGGTGGCGAAAGAGGTCCTCGAGGCCTCCGGCCTGGAGCAGGAATTCATCACCTCCGGCCGGCTGGGCGTGGCCTTCGGATCCACCCATGGCAGTCCCACGGTGCAGCGGGACATCTACAAGGTCTTTCACAGCAGGGATCGGGCGGGCGTTTCCTCCATCGGGGCGGTGGACTACCTGAAGTCCATGGTCCATACGACAGCTGTGAACATCACCAAGATGTTCGGCATCACCGGTCGTGTCATTGCCTCGTCGACAGCCTGTACCACCAGCAGCCAGTCCATCGGGTTCGGGTACGAGGCTGTCCGGTACGGCATGCAGGACGCCATGCTCTGCGGTGGGGCGGACGAATACGACACCACCACGGTGGCCGTCTTCGACAACCTTCTTGCCTGTTCCACCGCCTTCAATGACGAGCCCGGCCGGACGCCCCGTCCCTTCGACGTCCGCCGCGACGGCCTCGTGGTGGGAGAGGGGGCGGGAGCGGTTCTCCTGGAGGAATACGAGTCCGCCCGGAGGCGGGGAGCGACCATCCTGGCGGAGGTGGTCGGGTTCGCCTGCAACAACAACGGCGGGGACCTGATCCTGCCGAACCTGGCGGGAATCCGCGAGACGCTGCGCCTGGCGCTCCGGGATGCCGACATGGCGCCCGACGAGATCGATCTTGTCAGCGCCCACGCGACGGCCACGAAGATGGGGGACATCATCGAGGCCCAGGCCATTTCCGCCGTCTACGGCGACCGTCCCCTCGTCACGGCCCTGAAGAGCTACATGGGGCACACCATGGCCTCCTGCGGGGTGATCGAGACGATCCTGATTCTCTATATGATGCAGGAGGGGTTTGTCGCCCCGACCCTGAACCTGGAGGAGGTGGATGAGCGGTGCGCCATGATCCGTCATGTCCCCTCTCTCGTGAAGACTCCCGTTCGGGCTGCGGCCGTCCAGAACTTCGCCTTCGGAGGGGTCAATACGGGCCTCATCCTCCGGAAGGAACCGTGA